In Fluviispira sanaruensis, the genomic stretch AAAATAAACGAGATTGAGGGATTTCAAACAATTCATCTTCATTTAAACGAGAAATTGAAGCAAGGCGATGAAACTAAAGCTCTGTTAAAAAATGTTTTATCTGAACTCGAGGCAGGAAAATACACGTTTACTAAGAACCAAATCGTTTTAATTGAGCAAGCTGAATCACTTGGAGTGCAAGAGCTGAATCGACTTATGCTTGAAGCAGAAAGCGTAGGAGCAAAGATAATTTTAGTTGGGAGCACAAAAGAGTCAGGATTTACTAAAGGAAGCTCTTACGCGCTTATAAACGGGATGATTGGTATAAATCCTCATTTTTTTAAAGCTCCACAGATTGGAAATGAAAAAAATTCTCAAAATCAGAATTCTCCTGAGTATAAAAATCCATGGAAAAAGGAGTTAAAAAATGATGCTGAATCAAAAAGATTAACTGATATAATGAATAAGGTCGCTCAATATTATAATGATAATTTATATAAGAACAGTTTTATTTCAAAGAGTGCACTCACATATTTAGATAAAAGCAGAGGGATGGATATGCAAACAATTGATAGATTCTCTATAGGTTTATCTAATCAAATTGGTCTTATAGATTATGCCAAAAAAAATAATATTAGCGTATCAGACTTGATGAAATGTGGTCTTGTTGCCCAAAAAGAAAATGGGCAACATTACGAGTTTTTCAGGAATCGTATTATGTTTCCTATTAGAAATGAAGAGGGAAATGTTGTTGCGTTTGGGGGTAGAGTCTTTCAGCAAAAAGACATTGAGAAAAAAATTGCAAAATATGTGAACTCTAAAGAAACAGTTATCTATTCAAAATCTCAGATTTTATACGGGCTTGAAAGTGCAAAAGAAGCAATAAAAGCAGAAAATAAAGTATATATTTGTGAAGGGTATTTAGATGCAATTGCTTTAAAAAAAGCAGGTATTGACAATGCTGTCGCTGTGCTTGGTACTGCATTGACAAAAGAACATGTTGAACTACTAAAAGTGCACACAAATAATATTGTTCTTCTTTTTGATAGTGATAAAGCTGGAAAAGATGCGTCAATTCGTAGCTACTTTCAAACATATTCAAGTGATATTAATTTATCAATAACAAATATTGGGAGTGAATCTAAAGACGCGGATGAGTTTTTAAAAAATAACTCGGCTTCTGAGCTTCGAGATGCTTTAAACAGAAATGAAAAAGCGGGGGAAATAGCAGTTGCTCATTTACTTCGTGAAAAGCATGGGGAAAATGCATGGCGAGCAATTTCAGAATATCAAGAAAAGTATCAAAAGCTGATGAATTTTTCAAAGAACAAAGCGAAGAAAGAGCTCGATCAAATGATTATTTCTCTATCCCTTGGATGTGGAGAGATGATAAAGAACTCAAACGATAGTGATAAATACCTGTCTAAAATGATGAAGCAAAACTATTCTGTGCCGTTTGATCTCGAGAATCTTAATAGAGAGATAAAAGACAACAGCTCTAAAAAAATCATGGAAATTGTTGCAAATATTAATAAAACAGAAGGGAGTGAAGCTAAAAAAATATATGATAATCAGTCTTATGCTAGGAATATTTCGAATGAACACAATAGTAATATATTTATTGAGCTTTTGACTGAAAAGCTAAAAAGCGAGACTGCTATTGAAAATATTGCAATAGATATAGACTTCAAAAATTTTGCAGAACGAATCAGTGATGATATAAGGACGTTTTTAGAAAAAAAGAATAATACAATATCTATATCAAATGAGGAAATAATCAAATTTTATACGCAAAACCTAATCGATTTAAAGTCATCAGATATCTCTAAATATCTCAATGAAAGCTTGCTTGAGATTGAAAAGAACAGTCTTGGTTCAAAATTATCTGATTATGCAAAAGAGTTTAGTTCGAAATATTCTCATGTGTTGCGAGACAATGAATTTATAAATTCTCATTATAAGAATGAGGGATTGAGTGAATTTATAGGTGAAAGCTTTCAAAAATATAAAGATAAAATGTCGGATGATTTATCAAGAAGTCGAGGTTATACATGTTCAGAAAACGAGATTTTAAAAGAGCTGGCTCTTCGCAATAAAAAAGGGGAGGTATTCACAGATATACTGAGAGATATAAATATTGAAGCAAATAGAATAAAGGATGAATATAAACTAAATAGCATACATGATGTGACTAATTTTTTTGATAAAAGAGTATCTATGTTTAAAGAAGTAGGTCCTAAAGCAGAGGAGATTTTATCTTTATGGAATGACTCTAAATATTATAAGAAAGAAAGTATTCTCTATAAAAATATTGAAGAAAATCTTTTGAAACAAAAAGATTTTAAATGCTTTAGTGATATAGATTCGTACAATAATGATTTAAAATCTGAACTATTTTTAAAGAGTAGAGATTTTTACTTTGATATTCTTGAAAAAACTTTAAAAGATCTTAATAATATAAAAGTAGATTTTGAAAAATCCTTAGATAAAAAGGAGCAATACAGGCAGATTATAATAGAAGAGTTTTCTCATCTAAAGAAAAATTACATAAATATGAATGAAAAAATTGAAGAAAAATGTAAGGTATATACTGGGAAAAATGAGACGTTTAAAAATGATTTTAAAAGACTAATCGAGGAAGATTCAAAGTCAATATATAAACGTAAATATTCTGAGGATGCAGATTTAGTTACAGCAATTCTGAATTTCAGTATTGCAAACAACAGTGAAATTGATGCAATATTGAACAAAAATTATAATTTATTATTGGCTCAGGAATCTGAAAAATCTCAAGACAACTCTGAAATTTCTTTAAAAGTTCTTGATTTTGGACTTGATAAAGAATTTCAGTCTATTTCAAATCAATTGGGATTGACTCAGGAAGATAAAAGTTCATTAGGATTAAAGATGAGTTAATATCTAAATTTATAGGTCAATAAATGTTTATGAAGGAAAAATATGATGTTGGCAAAAAAACATAAATCAATAACTCAACATGAGCTTTGTTCACATTTGCGAGTTTCGCTTTTCTTTGAATCAATCTTAGCTCTATCTGAAGAGCATAAGACTATAGAAAAAGGAGAAAAACATGTATATACAATAGATAGTGTTGTATTTGTTTTTGAGCGAAATATTTTTGATCCAAGTTCTGATAGAATGAAGTCTTCTGTTTATTTGCTATCTATAGAATCAATTTTTCTATTGAAAGGTAATGCGAAGTCAGCATTAAAAAAGATTTTAGAAGTTGCTGATTTGCTTAATGTAGGAATCACTACGCATTTAAATGCTCGAAAGCATATAAATACTCAGGCTTTACAAGCATGGTTTGCAAAAGAGGGTTTCATTGAGAATAGATATGGCAAACATAATAGTTCTTGGTTTTATTATCCAAAATTTAAGTCCCAAAAATTGCCTTATAAACTAGAACTTCCTTGTAGTCATAATAAGATAGAATATCTTAAAATTGATGACGTCATTGATGTATTGTGGGGTGCAAATAAGACAAGTTTTTTAAAGAAAATTAATTATAAAAATGACAAAATTTTTAGCGATGACTCCCCATTTTTAATTACGATTAACATTCTGAAGAGTACATTTAAATTTGAACAATTAGAAAAATTGATATATTCAATAAGAAATGGTTATGATTATATTCCAATTATTGCCCATTCTATCCCAGAAATAAATGATAAATATATTTATAATAAAGATTTATATCATATAAATATGGACTTTTTAAATGAAAAATACCCATATTTTATTGGATATTTGAATTTTTCTTCTCTATTTGAGATAGATTATTCTTATGTATTTAATCTTAATAAGAGTGAGGAAATAAATGAAGTAGAATCTTTTGACTTTATATCAAAGGAGCTTCTTAGACTAAATAAAAAAATTAACATTAAAGAGTATTATTTTTTTATTTTTGAAATATTTAAATATATGCTATTCCCTGGTCTTTTACTGGGATTTATTATATATTTAATAATGACATATAATGCAATGAATACTTCAATATTTTTAATTACCGCAATGCTTTTTATATTATCGATTTTGTTTGCTAATTCAATGAAAAATAAGATCTATTCAATAATAGGGATGCAGTCCAATCAGAACTACATTTTAAAAAGCTATGATATTGTTAAGAGAGAGAGGGATCTTTTTATATTTAGAAGGATCTTTTTATCAAATAATAATATGGCTCTTATTTTAAGTCTAATTTTTTGTTTTTATATAGCGTATATTCTACCAAAAATTTTGTTTTTTGCTAGTTTTATAGATTCTAACTTTCAAGTAGGAGATAATCAGTTTGCTATAGCTTGTATTGTTTTTTTTGTTTTAGGGATATCTTTTGTATTTATGTATTACATCATTTGTTTTATTATAGTTAAAATATTTGAATATTTATCAATCTATATCGGATATTTATTTTCCTCAAAGAATTCAATCATTACTTTAAAAAAAGCTATAATGAGCGATATGGAATCATATTTACGTAAAAATAGAGAGTTTAATGTCAGTGCGAGTCATTTTTCTCTAAATTTTCCTAATGAGATAATTAAGAGAATGTCAATAATATATATTAGAAAAAGATTGAATTTTTAAAAAGAAGATCCAGCTTCTTTATCCGAAGAGTGGATTCTTCTTTTTAGTCGTATTAGCTTCTTTTAAATTACCATTATTAGATGTAAGGGCTCGCTTTAATCCGAGGGTCGGGATCGCGATCAAAGACAATTTGGGCTCAAATTAAATGCGAATACAAATCTCTTCAAACTCACTTTAAATGCGAATGAGCTCATTCGCAATGCGCTCGGGATCGCAATCATAAACATGGACTCACATTAAATGCGAATGAAAAATAATCTTCTAGAGAATTTATAATAAACTAAATATTTGTTATAAATTATACGTCAGAATTCATTGTAAGAGAATTTCCAAACATTGGGTCTTTTACGTAAATAATAGGCAAATTATTTACTTCAGAAGCCCTTTTTGCGAGTTTATACATTTCCTGTTTCTTTCCATCTACATAATTTCCATCCATTAAATAAATTCCCTTAGCTTTTATTTCTCCAGTTGGGGGAAGATTTGGATATATTGAAATGCCAGCTTTACCAACAATGATAACTTCACTGAAGCTCATTGTTTTTTCAATTAATACTTTAGGCGGAACAATCTTTCTATTTTGAGTTTTATTAATATAGTCAACCAATGCAAAACTATCAATTACTTTTCTTTGAAAGTTTCCATTGCTTGGTGTTGTTCCAATATGATTTTTAAAACTAATATCTGCTTCATTTGTAGAAATAATGTTTTGAGGAGGAACATCAAGAATATAGCCAATGCTGCCGTAAGCTTCGAGCAAAACATTTGAAATGAGTGAAGTACTTATCGCATCCCATTTAGAAACAATGTTTTCAAAATTTGAAGTTAATAACTTATTTCGTTCAGGTTCCATTGGTCTATTGATCATATAAACAAGATGCATCCATTTTCTGCCCGTTCTTGGATTTACTCCATTATTTGGCCTATGGAATTCAATTTGAGTTTTTGGATTATAATTTTGTAAATACTTCCATTCATGTAATGCTGAATGATTACTTTGGTTCATAAAAGGCAAATTAAAAACTTTTTTCATAAATTATCCAATATGGCATTAAAAAATAATCAGTGATTGTGCAACTTACTGCTTTAAAACAGCTCAGCAACTGAAAAGACATTAATGAAATATTTTTAATCCCACAATAATTGGTAATCTATATTTCAAAAAGAAATTTTGGAAATTCTAAGGTCAAAGAAGTATCTTTGACTACAATCAAGAGTACTTGTTTTCATACCCTGAATTTACTAGACTTTTTATGTCCGAAAAACCCTGTCCAAAAAATGAGGGCAAAAATGAGGATTTATGGTTACGCCCGTATTTCAACTTCTGATCAAAACCTGTCCCTCCAAATCCATGCTCTGGAAGCAGCAGGTGTTCACGAAGTTATTTCGGAAGTTGCTACAGGTAAGAGCATGGAAAGGCCGCAGCTCAAATTACTTTTAGCTAAGTTGCAAAAAGGCGATACTCTGCTTGTTTATCGACTCGATAGATTAGGAAGAACACTTTCTGGATGTCATTTTCCAGAGAGAAGGTCATTTCGTAAGGAGTGAAATTAGATAGTTACCCAAAGAGGATGTCAAAAGTTTTTTCCATAGATCCTGTCCTAATATGCTAAAATTTCCATACTCCTTGTCAAAGGATTACAACTATGGAAAATCAGGACATTACCGAAGAAAATGAAAGCTCTGGGACATCTTCTTTGGAAATTGGGCCAGTAAGATTGTCAGAACCAGCTTGGGAAGAAGCCCGCCGCAGAGCAAAAGTCATTCAATCCCTTTTAAAGATATCAAAAATTTCTGAAAAAAAAAGACAAACAGCAGCAAATGAACTTGGCATTTCGAAACGCACATTATCAAGATTAATTGAACGCTATAAAGTATCAGGAAAGCTTTTAAGCTCTCTTGCGCCTCGCTCTCCGAATGGGGGAATAGGTAAGCCTAGGATAGGTGAAAATGTTGAATCAATTATCCATAAAGTGGTTAGAGAGCTCTATTTGGATAAACAAAAAAGAAAAATATCTAAGGTTGTGCAAGAAGTTCGAAGGCGATGCATAGAAGCAAATATTCCGCCTCCAGGGCAAAATACTGTTCGTAGGAGAATCTCGCAAATCTCACTGGAAAAAGTGTTTGAAAAAAGATCTGGAAAATTTGCGGCTCATCCTTTTACAGCAAACCATGGCCCAGCTATTACTGCCCAAGATCCTCTTGAAATATTCATGATAGACCACACAAAAGTAGATGTTATAGTCGTGGATGAGCAACAACGCCTCCCAATTGGAAGACCTTGGCTTACATTAGCAATAGATGTCTTTAGTAGATGTATTGCTGGTTTTTACTTAAGTTTTGAAAGTCCATCAGCTGTCTCTGTTGGCATGTGTTTAACTCATGCCATATTTGATAAAACGGATCTCCTTAATAAATTTAATATCCAACATAGCTGGCCACTAAAAGGAAAACCAGAAAAAATCGTAGTGGATCAAGGTAGCGAATTTAAAAGCGAAGCATTGCGTAAAGGATGTGAACAACACGGCATTTCAATTCATTGGAGGAAAGTTGGCTATCCCCATCTCAATGGGGTTATTGAACGTGTTATTGGTACTTTCATGAAAGAAATACATGAAATTCCTGGCACCACATTTTCAAATACATCCGAGCGAGGAAATTACGACTCAAATAAAATGGCTATTCTCACAATGCCTGAACTAGAAAAATGGCTTACCCATGCAATTGTAGGAAAGTATCATCTTGAAATTCATTCTTCACTTATGGAAACTCCACTTTCTTTATTCCGTCGTGGAATAGAAAATAGGAATAAAGATATAAATTTAGTGCAAAACCAAAAGGCTTTTTTAATCGACTTTTTGCCTATTGAAAGAAGAACTCTCCAACGGCATGGATTTGTTATTGAACATATCTTTTATTTTTCAAATGCTTTAATACCTTGGATTTCATCTGGTAATATGAATGAAAAGTTTATTATCCGTAGAGATCCACGTAATTTAAGTAGAATATTTGTGCTTCATCCAAAAGAGTCCCAATATTTAGAAATCCCATATAGGAATATTGCCCGACCTGTCATTACCCTTTGG encodes the following:
- a CDS encoding recombinase family protein; the encoded protein is MRIYGYARISTSDQNLSLQIHALEAAGVHEVISEVATGKSMERPQLKLLLAKLQKGDTLLVYRLDRLGRTLSGCHFPERRSFRKE
- a CDS encoding Mu transposase C-terminal domain-containing protein; the encoded protein is MENQDITEENESSGTSSLEIGPVRLSEPAWEEARRRAKVIQSLLKISKISEKKRQTAANELGISKRTLSRLIERYKVSGKLLSSLAPRSPNGGIGKPRIGENVESIIHKVVRELYLDKQKRKISKVVQEVRRRCIEANIPPPGQNTVRRRISQISLEKVFEKRSGKFAAHPFTANHGPAITAQDPLEIFMIDHTKVDVIVVDEQQRLPIGRPWLTLAIDVFSRCIAGFYLSFESPSAVSVGMCLTHAIFDKTDLLNKFNIQHSWPLKGKPEKIVVDQGSEFKSEALRKGCEQHGISIHWRKVGYPHLNGVIERVIGTFMKEIHEIPGTTFSNTSERGNYDSNKMAILTMPELEKWLTHAIVGKYHLEIHSSLMETPLSLFRRGIENRNKDINLVQNQKAFLIDFLPIERRTLQRHGFVIEHIFYFSNALIPWISSGNMNEKFIIRRDPRNLSRIFVLHPKESQYLEIPYRNIARPVITLWEHRESLRRLKERGLRHFDETLIFRTLLEMKEIIKNAKKETQSARKKRVKNENAKKSTFDIKSNKNNNNLNINELQDFEIDSIKPFEDIEDWS